A stretch of Gammaproteobacteria bacterium DNA encodes these proteins:
- the arsS gene encoding arsenosugar biosynthesis radical SAM protein ArsS (Some members of this family are selenoproteins.) codes for MHDTLPLLQSRGFPPLRRRRLETLQANIGLTCNQQCTHCHVNASPRRKEQMNRETAELVLRYLRVAAIPTLDLTGGAPELNPHFRFLVQEATAAGSHVIDRCNLTILEEPGQEELADFLAKHNVEIVASLPCYLEENVDRQRGRGVFQKSVRGLQRLNRLGYGQGDAERRLNLVYNPQGPTLPPPQEELEANYKNALKERYGIEFDRLLTLCNMPIRRFGSALVSRGEFDPYLRLLRAAHRDENLPLVMCRTLLSVDWQGYVYDCDFNQMLGLGLYPRGNARRMRLADLLNADLQGWPIRVADHCYGCTAGQGSSCSGALGP; via the coding sequence ATGCACGACACTCTGCCACTGCTGCAATCGCGAGGGTTTCCTCCGCTACGCCGCCGCCGCCTCGAAACTTTGCAGGCCAATATCGGCCTCACCTGCAACCAGCAATGCACGCATTGCCACGTCAATGCCAGCCCGCGCCGCAAGGAGCAAATGAACCGGGAGACGGCGGAGTTGGTACTGCGCTACCTGCGCGTCGCCGCCATTCCCACCCTGGACCTGACCGGCGGCGCGCCGGAGCTGAACCCTCACTTCCGTTTCCTGGTGCAAGAGGCCACCGCTGCAGGAAGCCACGTGATTGACCGCTGCAATCTCACCATCCTGGAGGAGCCCGGCCAGGAAGAGCTGGCGGACTTTCTGGCCAAACACAACGTCGAGATCGTCGCCTCGCTCCCCTGCTACCTGGAAGAGAACGTTGACCGCCAACGCGGCCGGGGAGTATTTCAGAAGAGCGTCCGGGGGCTGCAACGACTGAACCGACTGGGCTACGGCCAGGGAGATGCCGAGCGCAGGCTCAACTTGGTGTACAACCCCCAGGGACCGACGCTGCCGCCGCCGCAGGAAGAACTGGAGGCAAACTACAAGAACGCGCTGAAGGAACGCTACGGCATCGAGTTCGATCGGTTGCTCACCCTGTGCAACATGCCGATCCGCCGCTTCGGCAGCGCCCTGGTCTCCAGGGGAGAGTTCGATCCCTACCTGCGGTTGCTGCGGGCCGCCCACCGGGACGAAAACTTGCCCCTGGTTATGTGCCGCACCCTGCTGAGCGTCGACTGGCAGGGCTATGTCTATGACTGCGATTTCAACCAGATGCTCGGTCTGGGACTATACCCCCGGGGAAACGCGCGACGGATGCGGCTGGCCGATCTGCTGAACGCGGATCTGCAGGGTTGGCCCATACGGGTAGCCGACCATTGCTACGGCTGCACGGCCGGACAGGGAAGCAGTTGCAGCGGGGCCCTGGGGCCGTGA
- a CDS encoding quinoprotein relay system zinc metallohydrolase 2, whose protein sequence is MAAALSLLLPFVCVQAEGVSGTSSVGAEEPLLVREIAAGVYLHAGRHEPLTSPRREDTANIGFIVGRRCVAVIDSGGSVRIGRRLLAAIRTHTPLPVCYVINTHVHYDHILGNAAFLDEGSEFVGHAGLAGAVAGSEEFFRREFAAELGRREVVAPTRLVERQLLLDLGGRKLRLQSWPAAHTGEDLTVLDMETGTLWTGDLLFRERLPVIDGSLKGWLAAMAEMEQLAAVQIVPGHGPPAGQWKEAAADQTRYLRALLEETRAMVARGAFLEEALDTVARQEEGRWTLFDQGHRRNVSRAFLELEWE, encoded by the coding sequence TTGGCGGCGGCTCTGTCGCTGCTGCTGCCTTTCGTTTGCGTACAGGCGGAAGGAGTTTCCGGGACATCTTCCGTCGGCGCGGAAGAGCCGCTCCTGGTGCGGGAGATCGCCGCTGGCGTTTATTTGCATGCCGGTCGGCACGAGCCGCTGACCAGCCCTCGGCGCGAAGATACGGCGAATATCGGCTTTATCGTTGGCCGGCGTTGCGTGGCGGTCATTGACAGCGGCGGTTCCGTGAGGATAGGACGCCGTTTGCTTGCGGCGATTCGCACGCATACACCCCTGCCGGTTTGTTACGTAATTAACACCCATGTCCACTACGACCACATCCTGGGTAATGCCGCTTTTCTTGACGAAGGCTCGGAGTTTGTCGGCCATGCCGGGTTGGCCGGCGCGGTGGCCGGCAGCGAGGAATTTTTTCGCAGGGAATTTGCCGCCGAACTGGGACGGCGGGAGGTCGTGGCCCCCACCCGCCTGGTGGAACGACAGTTGCTCCTGGACCTGGGCGGCAGGAAGTTGCGGTTGCAGTCCTGGCCGGCGGCGCATACCGGCGAAGATCTCACCGTGTTGGATATGGAAACGGGGACTTTGTGGACCGGAGATTTGCTTTTCCGGGAGCGCCTGCCGGTTATAGACGGCAGCCTGAAAGGCTGGTTGGCGGCGATGGCGGAGATGGAGCAGTTGGCGGCGGTCCAGATCGTGCCGGGACATGGCCCGCCGGCCGGGCAATGGAAGGAGGCGGCAGCCGACCAGACACGTTACCTGCGGGCGTTGCTGGAAGAGACGCGGGCGATGGTCGCGCGCGGCGCTTTTCTGGAGGAGGCCCTTGATACGGTGGCACGGCAGGAAGAAGGCCGTTGGACATTGTTCGATCAGGGTCATCGGCGCAACGTCAGTCGCGCCTTTTTGGAGTTGGAATGGGAATAG